The genome window CGAGCAGCTTCTGCTTGGCCTTCTGGTACTCCTCCTCGGAGAGGTCGCCGTTGCGCTTGAGCTCGGCCAGCCGGGCGAGCTCGTCCACGTGGCTGGCCGCGGCCGAGCTGCCGCCGGGCCCGTCCGGCGTGCCCGCCGCGTCGCGGATGTAGGAGCGGAACGCCGCCTCGGACTGCCGGACCTGTTCGGCGTCGCGCCGACCCATGCCCTGACCCCGGGCGATCAGGTAGATCAGGATGCCGATGAAGGGCAGCAGGATCACGAAGGTCAGCCAGCCGGCCTTGCCCCAGCCGCTCATGTCGT of Kitasatospora viridis contains these proteins:
- a CDS encoding SHOCT domain-containing protein; protein product: MHDYPLLNLFWTMLEFFLWILWLFLLFKVISDIFRSHDMSGWGKAGWLTFVILLPFIGILIYLIARGQGMGRRDAEQVRQSEAAFRSYIRDAAGTPDGPGGSSAAASHVDELARLAELKRNGDLSEEEYQKAKQKLLA